A genomic region of Trueperaceae bacterium contains the following coding sequences:
- a CDS encoding cation transporter encodes MNSAPHDVSRPGAGQHTAKSERTLLASWLLSAPGPVVTGIAVAMSSSATQIADAIRRTLELVALFTGWWTFRRRKRVASDAERLSLERRSETSVAVAMAISGVIMLLIGGYRFLNYAPGGNVIVGLIVAVLGGGVNATFWVRYTRLLHHSPDPVLAGQLKLYRAKTMVDLAVTTALLTVALIPTQPVTRYVDTLGSMFVACYLILQALSFRRAKAR; translated from the coding sequence ATGAACAGCGCCCCGCACGACGTTTCGCGACCGGGGGCCGGCCAGCACACTGCCAAGAGCGAACGCACGCTCCTCGCCTCATGGCTGTTGAGCGCCCCTGGTCCGGTCGTGACGGGTATCGCCGTCGCCATGAGTTCGTCGGCGACCCAGATCGCCGACGCCATCCGCCGGACGCTGGAGCTGGTGGCACTCTTCACGGGCTGGTGGACGTTCCGCCGGCGTAAACGCGTCGCCTCCGACGCGGAGCGGCTCAGCCTGGAGCGCAGGTCCGAGACGAGTGTGGCGGTCGCCATGGCGATCTCCGGCGTAATCATGCTCCTCATCGGTGGCTACCGCTTCTTGAACTACGCGCCGGGCGGCAACGTGATCGTCGGGTTGATCGTGGCCGTGTTGGGCGGGGGCGTCAACGCGACCTTCTGGGTTAGGTACACGAGGCTGCTACACCACTCCCCCGACCCGGTCCTGGCGGGGCAACTCAAGCTCTACCGAGCGAAGACCATGGTCGACCTCGCGGTCACGACGGCGCTCCTCACCGTAGCGCTCATCCCGACCCAGCCGGTGACGCGCTACGTCGACACGCTGGGCTCCATGTTCGTGGCCTGCTACCTGATCCTCCAGGCGCTGAGCTTCCGGCGGGCCAAGGCGCGGTGA
- a CDS encoding sigma-70 family RNA polymerase sigma factor — MSTSFALARRPACSTQAGGKHLVTSLPAWSAPSAWAPDRSEAGNIDDTRLVAAAKYGDPDAFDALVMRYTPVLHAVARRLVGNDLASDVVQDSLMAAFRNLGKYRGDASFGTYLHGIVVNRCRRVGKRWSRPTLPSDALEDAAGNESGPAEVTESNDTYRLLEEAVLRLPLAYREALTLREFGGLGYEEVAEVLGVPMGTVRSRLARARAMLRDELSRVGVAP, encoded by the coding sequence ATGTCCACTTCGTTCGCGTTAGCCCGCCGCCCCGCCTGCTCGACGCAGGCGGGGGGCAAGCACCTCGTTACGTCACTTCCGGCGTGGAGCGCTCCCAGCGCCTGGGCGCCGGATCGCAGTGAGGCCGGTAACATCGATGATACGCGCCTGGTAGCGGCCGCGAAGTACGGTGATCCGGACGCTTTCGACGCGCTCGTGATGCGCTACACGCCCGTTCTGCACGCCGTGGCGCGCAGGTTGGTTGGCAACGACTTGGCCAGCGACGTGGTGCAAGACAGCTTGATGGCGGCCTTCCGTAACCTGGGTAAGTACCGAGGCGACGCTAGCTTCGGTACTTACCTGCACGGCATCGTCGTCAACCGCTGCCGCCGGGTCGGTAAACGCTGGTCCCGACCGACACTGCCGAGCGATGCCTTGGAGGACGCGGCCGGCAACGAGTCCGGGCCGGCCGAGGTGACGGAGTCGAACGACACTTACAGGCTGCTCGAGGAAGCGGTCCTGCGGTTACCGCTAGCCTACCGGGAGGCGCTGACGTTGAGGGAGTTCGGTGGACTCGGGTACGAGGAGGTCGCGGAAGTCCTCGGCGTTCCGATGGGCACGGTGCGGAGCAGGTTGGCACGGGCCAGGGCTATGTTGCGCGACGAACTCTCGCGAGTGGGAGTCGCACCATGA
- the menC gene encoding o-succinylbenzoate synthase produces the protein MRIDRLELTEVPLRLKSPFRTSFGVEQDRRIVIASLVCDGVTGIAECVAGEFPGYSYETTDTAWHVISDFIAPAVVGKEFESAAALLHALSFIRGHNMAVAAVEMAYWDLKAKQLGVPLFELLGGTDRPIPVGISLGIQDSVQATVDLAAASVAQGYGRIKLKIEPGWDQQPVRAVREALPGISLTVDANSAYTLNDAPVLESLDEFGLTYMEQPLAHDDILDHAELQARIGTAICLDESIHSPEDARKALTIGAGRIINMKVGRVRGFRAALAIHDIAAAFGAPVWCGGMLESGVGRAANLHLSSLPNFRLPGDTSSSSRYWDVDIINEPLEARDGVQAIPKFGAGIGVTLNTEYVARVASRKAHWG, from the coding sequence TTGAGAATCGACCGGCTGGAGCTCACCGAGGTGCCACTACGCCTCAAGTCCCCGTTCCGCACCAGCTTCGGCGTTGAGCAGGACAGGCGGATCGTCATAGCGTCCCTGGTCTGCGACGGGGTCACCGGCATCGCCGAGTGCGTCGCCGGCGAGTTCCCGGGCTACTCCTACGAGACGACGGACACCGCGTGGCACGTGATTTCGGACTTCATCGCCCCTGCGGTCGTCGGCAAGGAGTTCGAGTCGGCCGCCGCGCTCTTGCACGCCCTGAGCTTCATCCGCGGCCACAACATGGCCGTCGCCGCGGTCGAGATGGCCTACTGGGACCTCAAGGCGAAGCAGCTGGGCGTGCCCCTGTTCGAACTGCTTGGCGGCACGGACCGGCCCATCCCCGTCGGCATCTCGCTCGGGATCCAGGACAGCGTGCAGGCCACCGTCGACCTCGCCGCCGCGAGCGTGGCGCAGGGCTACGGACGCATCAAGCTCAAGATCGAGCCCGGTTGGGATCAGCAGCCGGTGCGGGCCGTGCGCGAGGCGCTGCCTGGCATCTCCTTGACCGTCGACGCGAACAGCGCGTACACCCTGAACGACGCCCCCGTGCTCGAGAGCCTCGACGAGTTCGGCCTCACCTACATGGAGCAGCCCCTCGCCCACGACGACATCTTGGATCACGCGGAGCTGCAAGCGCGCATCGGCACGGCCATCTGCCTCGACGAGTCCATCCACTCCCCGGAGGACGCCCGCAAGGCCCTGACGATCGGTGCCGGGCGCATCATCAACATGAAAGTAGGCCGCGTGCGCGGGTTCCGCGCGGCGCTGGCCATCCACGACATCGCCGCGGCGTTCGGCGCGCCCGTCTGGTGCGGCGGCATGCTCGAGAGCGGCGTGGGACGGGCGGCCAACCTGCACCTGTCGTCGTTGCCGAACTTCAGGCTGCCGGGCGACACGTCGTCCAGCTCGCGCTACTGGGACGTCGACATCATCAACGAGCCGTTGGAGGCGCGTGACGGGGTGCAGGCGATCCCCAAGTTCGGGGCCGGCATCGGGGTAACCCTGAATACCGAGTACGTGGCGCGGGTCGCTAGTCGGAAGGCCCATTGGGGGTAG
- a CDS encoding ABC transporter permease → MARLWRSLDSRSGRIGLVVFLAIVLLAVFAPAVAPHSPYQQAIVRRLKPPAWDARGQAENPLGTDQLGRDILSRVIYGSRISLLVGAAAVFGAGLLGSFLGLIAGYFGGRLDYAISTLINAAWSFPFILLALIIVAVLGASLQNLIIALVATSWAAFARIVRGEVVALREREYVSAARSMGMRSWRVVVRHVLPNASASILVIASIEFGRAIIRESFLSFLGLGVPPSIPSWGGMLSEARPYIFTLPHLVTIPGVMIFVTTLSVNLFGDGLRDSLDPRLRKR, encoded by the coding sequence ATGGCGCGGTTGTGGCGGTCGCTCGACAGCCGCTCAGGACGCATCGGGCTGGTAGTCTTCCTGGCCATCGTGCTGCTAGCCGTCTTCGCCCCAGCGGTGGCACCGCACAGCCCCTACCAACAAGCCATCGTCCGGCGCCTCAAACCCCCTGCGTGGGACGCGCGCGGTCAGGCCGAGAACCCGCTCGGCACCGATCAACTCGGCCGAGACATCCTCTCACGCGTCATCTACGGCAGCCGCATCAGCCTGCTCGTCGGTGCCGCCGCGGTCTTCGGGGCGGGCCTGCTCGGCTCGTTCCTCGGCCTGATCGCCGGCTACTTCGGCGGGCGGCTCGATTACGCCATCTCCACCCTGATCAACGCGGCCTGGTCGTTCCCGTTCATCTTGCTCGCCCTGATCATCGTCGCCGTGCTGGGCGCGAGCTTGCAGAACCTGATAATCGCGCTCGTCGCCACGAGCTGGGCCGCGTTCGCTCGCATCGTGAGGGGGGAGGTCGTCGCCCTACGGGAACGCGAGTACGTGTCGGCGGCGCGGAGCATGGGCATGCGGTCCTGGAGGGTGGTAGTCAGGCACGTCCTACCGAACGCTTCCGCTTCCATCCTCGTCATCGCGAGCATCGAGTTCGGAAGGGCCATCATCCGCGAGTCGTTCTTGAGCTTCCTCGGCCTCGGCGTGCCCCCGTCGATCCCGTCATGGGGTGGCATGCTCAGTGAGGCCAGGCCTTACATCTTCACGCTGCCACACCTCGTCACCATCCCAGGGGTCATGATCTTCGTCACCACCTTGAGCGTCAACCTGTTCGGCGACGGGCTGAGGGACTCCCTCGACCCGCGCCTGCGCAAACGTTAG
- a CDS encoding ABC transporter permease produces MIDYIVQRLGQAVLVAVILSVVTFLLLFVAKDPARALAAPDATAAEVELLRQRYGLDGPVPLQYVRWAAAAVRGDFGKSLFSQQPVSRILPPRIVATVQLSGFAILITVLVAVPLGVIAALRRGTVADLLASALAVAGQAMPIFWFGLMLIVLFSVKLGWLPVSGRGTFRHLVLPGTTLAFSVLPLTMRLTRSAMLEVVSQDFVRTATAKGVSRAAVVWKHAARNAATPVVLALGMQFGALLGGTVVTETVFAWPGLGDLAVTSVTTADLPVVQAIVLFAAVVVVASNLLADVLVGLIDPRVRY; encoded by the coding sequence GTGATCGACTACATCGTCCAGCGCCTCGGCCAGGCCGTGCTCGTAGCCGTCATCCTCAGCGTCGTCACCTTCCTGCTGTTGTTCGTCGCCAAGGACCCGGCACGAGCTCTCGCGGCGCCGGACGCAACTGCCGCCGAGGTCGAGCTCCTCCGGCAGCGCTACGGCCTCGACGGCCCAGTGCCGCTGCAGTACGTGCGTTGGGCCGCCGCTGCCGTGCGAGGCGACTTCGGTAAGAGCCTCTTCAGCCAGCAGCCCGTCAGCCGCATCCTGCCACCCCGCATCGTGGCGACGGTGCAGCTCTCCGGCTTCGCGATCCTCATCACGGTCCTGGTCGCCGTTCCCCTCGGGGTCATCGCGGCCTTGCGGCGGGGCACGGTCGCCGACCTGCTTGCGTCAGCCCTCGCGGTCGCGGGGCAGGCGATGCCCATCTTCTGGTTCGGCCTCATGCTCATCGTCTTGTTCAGCGTGAAGCTCGGCTGGCTGCCAGTGAGCGGCCGCGGCACGTTCCGCCACCTCGTGCTGCCCGGTACCACGCTCGCCTTCTCCGTGCTACCGCTGACCATGCGCCTCACGCGCTCGGCGATGCTCGAGGTCGTCTCGCAGGACTTCGTGCGTACAGCCACGGCGAAGGGCGTGAGCCGCGCGGCCGTAGTCTGGAAGCACGCTGCGCGCAACGCCGCAACTCCTGTGGTCCTCGCTCTCGGCATGCAGTTCGGAGCGCTCCTAGGCGGCACGGTCGTCACCGAGACCGTCTTCGCGTGGCCGGGCCTCGGAGACCTGGCGGTCACCTCGGTGACCACCGCCGACCTCCCCGTGGTGCAGGCCATCGTGCTCTTCGCGGCCGTGGTCGTCGTAGCTTCGAACTTGCTCGCCGACGTGCTCGTCGGCCTCATCGACCCCCGGGTGCGCTACTGA
- a CDS encoding ABC transporter substrate-binding protein yields MKKVMAVLFAVLLATAFAGRGTDTLNVAFERTMLTLDTYATSERLALIVAHNVGDTLIHRNAETNEFEPHIATSWEYASPTELVLQLRDDVKFHNGETLTADDVAATLNWVVGEGAGLAGTGTLQWIDHVDVLDTYSVRIVLKAMTPTAIETLALVGIIYPASIIGQPGGAEQLGQHPIGTGPYKFVSNENNQLRFERFDDYFVGAKTLPAIKNLVIHTIPEEASRIASLMTGDIDIVRSGGISPDQVAALGDRARAEAADILRIWFVQFDATGVSGSDYFTDARVRQAVAHAINKDELVNGLLSGYGRIIDVPCNPVQLGCVEDAAVVYDYDPALSRQLLADAGYPNGFTVDLYGYRDEQVVQAIQGYLEEVGIRTNLQWYGGQYDVVAKRLAAGELPIYVGSWGSSSVYDASAVLNIHFEEGEVGEFATATNDTIDAAIRAALQTVDLDERMDLYTRAIHEITENAYMFPLYAGRVVAGVSNDVDWSPSPDEIERYYNATWR; encoded by the coding sequence ATGAAGAAAGTAATGGCCGTCCTGTTCGCCGTCCTGCTGGCCACCGCTTTCGCGGGGCGCGGCACGGACACCCTCAACGTGGCGTTCGAGCGCACCATGCTGACGCTCGACACGTACGCGACGTCGGAGCGCCTAGCGCTGATCGTCGCCCACAACGTCGGCGACACGCTCATCCACCGTAACGCCGAGACGAACGAGTTCGAGCCCCACATCGCCACGTCCTGGGAGTACGCCAGCCCGACGGAGCTCGTGCTCCAGCTCCGCGATGACGTCAAGTTCCATAACGGCGAGACGCTGACGGCTGACGACGTCGCGGCCACACTGAACTGGGTCGTAGGCGAAGGCGCCGGCTTGGCCGGCACCGGCACCCTACAGTGGATCGACCACGTGGACGTGCTCGACACCTACTCGGTGCGCATCGTCCTCAAGGCGATGACCCCAACGGCCATCGAGACGCTAGCCCTGGTCGGCATCATCTACCCGGCATCTATCATCGGCCAGCCTGGCGGCGCCGAGCAGCTCGGGCAGCATCCCATCGGCACCGGACCCTACAAGTTCGTGAGCAACGAGAACAACCAGCTCCGTTTCGAACGCTTCGACGACTACTTCGTCGGCGCCAAGACGCTGCCCGCCATCAAGAACCTCGTCATCCACACGATCCCGGAGGAGGCCAGCCGCATCGCCTCGCTCATGACCGGCGACATCGACATCGTGCGCTCGGGCGGGATCTCGCCCGACCAGGTCGCGGCCCTCGGCGACCGCGCCAGGGCCGAGGCCGCCGACATCCTACGGATCTGGTTCGTCCAGTTCGACGCCACCGGGGTCAGCGGCAGCGACTACTTCACCGACGCGCGCGTGCGGCAAGCCGTGGCCCACGCCATCAACAAGGACGAGCTGGTCAACGGCCTCCTCTCCGGCTATGGGCGCATCATCGACGTCCCATGCAATCCGGTCCAGCTCGGCTGCGTCGAGGACGCCGCGGTCGTGTACGACTACGACCCGGCCCTCTCGCGCCAGCTACTCGCCGATGCCGGCTACCCGAACGGCTTCACCGTCGACCTTTACGGCTACCGCGACGAGCAGGTCGTCCAAGCCATCCAGGGCTACCTCGAGGAAGTCGGTATCCGCACGAACCTGCAGTGGTACGGCGGGCAGTACGACGTGGTGGCCAAACGCCTGGCTGCGGGCGAGCTGCCGATCTACGTCGGCTCGTGGGGCTCCAGCTCCGTGTACGACGCCTCCGCCGTCCTGAACATCCATTTCGAGGAGGGCGAGGTCGGCGAGTTCGCGACCGCGACGAACGACACCATCGACGCCGCCATCCGCGCCGCGCTCCAGACGGTCGACCTGGATGAGCGCATGGACCTCTACACCAGGGCCATCCACGAGATCACCGAGAACGCCTACATGTTCCCGCTGTACGCCGGCCGCGTGGTGGCCGGGGTCAGCAACGACGTCGACTGGTCGCCGTCGCCCGACGAGATCGAGCGCTACTACAACGCCACCTGGCGCTGA
- a CDS encoding MurR/RpiR family transcriptional regulator, with protein sequence MRGQVRAHVSELIAEHAASFTPSERQIANRLLGDPVATGFASATDLAQQLGISASTVVRFAQSLGFRGWLELQAAIKHESTERQRLVDMAPVEGRFLTAFINTEVYNLNYMLGQDEELEAAAGLLAGCSTLWLVGNRASLFVASVANHFLNMTRPGVRLLAGDVHVTPDQLLDVGPGQAALVVCISRYSQATLDLTRYLAETMPVVLLTDEFASPLLPHATVCLRFATAGVSSWKSSTAAFSMTQALVMAVARKTPGARERLNQAEELWREFGTYSEEQ encoded by the coding sequence ATGCGAGGTCAGGTACGAGCGCACGTCTCGGAGCTGATAGCCGAGCACGCCGCTTCGTTCACACCCAGCGAGCGCCAGATAGCCAACCGCCTGCTTGGCGACCCTGTCGCGACGGGGTTCGCTAGCGCGACGGACCTGGCTCAGCAGCTTGGTATCTCCGCCTCGACGGTCGTGAGGTTCGCTCAGTCCCTTGGCTTTCGCGGCTGGCTCGAGCTTCAGGCGGCCATAAAACACGAGAGCACCGAGCGGCAGCGCCTGGTGGACATGGCGCCCGTCGAGGGCAGGTTCCTGACAGCCTTCATCAACACCGAGGTCTACAACCTCAACTACATGCTCGGTCAGGACGAGGAACTCGAGGCCGCGGCCGGGCTGCTGGCCGGTTGCAGCACGCTGTGGCTCGTCGGTAACCGGGCATCGCTCTTCGTGGCGAGCGTGGCCAACCACTTCCTGAACATGACCCGGCCGGGTGTGCGGTTGCTTGCCGGCGATGTCCACGTCACCCCGGACCAACTCTTGGATGTCGGACCAGGCCAGGCGGCGCTCGTCGTCTGCATCTCACGCTACTCGCAAGCCACGCTCGACCTGACGCGCTACCTGGCCGAGACCATGCCCGTCGTACTCCTGACAGACGAGTTCGCCTCGCCGCTGCTGCCGCATGCGACCGTTTGCCTGCGGTTCGCCACGGCCGGTGTGAGCAGCTGGAAGTCGAGCACCGCCGCGTTCTCGATGACGCAGGCCCTGGTCATGGCGGTCGCACGTAAGACCCCGGGCGCGCGGGAACGCCTCAACCAGGCCGAGGAGCTGTGGCGCGAGTTCGGCACCTACTCGGAAGAGCAGTGA
- a CDS encoding Gfo/Idh/MocA family oxidoreductase produces the protein MPKSASGRTALRGAQSEGTSSMQHKVGVGVVGCGTISDVYLRNLGRSESVKVVAVADLDEERARQKAAQHSVVAAASVAELLAMPDVELILNLTVPHAHADVALQALRAGKSVYSEKPLATTFADGALVLAEAARRGLHVGCAPDTFLGAGQETCRELVAGGAIGAVVGAVAFMANHGMEHWHANPEFFYQPGAGPLFDIGPYYLTALVNLLGPVSKVAGAVNTAQAERPITSGPASGRTIKVGTPTHVSSLLTFESGAVATLLFSFDVWATQLPRMEVYGTLGTLSVPDPNTFGGPVKLKLAGEDAWSETPLVAGPHENSRGIGLEDMAAAMRGGKPHRASGELALHVLEVMEAILAAGRESRVVGVGVRRA, from the coding sequence ATGCCGAAGAGCGCGAGCGGCAGGACCGCCCTTCGAGGGGCGCAGTCGGAAGGGACGTCGAGCATGCAGCACAAGGTCGGTGTGGGCGTCGTCGGCTGTGGCACCATCAGCGACGTCTACCTGAGGAACCTCGGTCGTTCGGAGAGTGTGAAGGTCGTCGCCGTCGCCGACCTCGACGAGGAGCGCGCGAGGCAGAAGGCCGCGCAGCACTCGGTGGTCGCGGCGGCGAGCGTGGCGGAGCTCCTGGCCATGCCGGACGTCGAGCTGATCCTGAACCTGACGGTGCCCCACGCCCACGCCGACGTGGCCTTGCAGGCGCTCAGGGCCGGCAAGTCCGTCTACTCCGAGAAGCCGCTCGCTACGACGTTCGCGGACGGCGCGCTCGTGCTAGCGGAGGCCGCGAGGCGCGGGCTGCACGTCGGCTGCGCGCCGGACACGTTCCTGGGTGCCGGTCAGGAGACGTGCCGCGAGCTCGTGGCCGGCGGCGCCATCGGCGCGGTGGTGGGAGCAGTCGCGTTCATGGCCAACCACGGCATGGAGCACTGGCACGCCAACCCGGAGTTCTTCTACCAGCCCGGAGCCGGGCCGCTCTTCGACATCGGACCTTACTACCTCACCGCGCTCGTCAACCTGCTCGGGCCGGTGAGCAAGGTGGCGGGCGCTGTCAACACGGCTCAGGCGGAGCGACCCATCACGAGCGGACCGGCGAGCGGCAGGACCATCAAGGTCGGCACCCCCACGCACGTCTCCAGCCTGCTGACGTTCGAATCGGGCGCCGTCGCCACGCTGCTGTTCAGCTTCGACGTCTGGGCCACGCAACTGCCGCGCATGGAGGTCTACGGCACGCTTGGCACGCTCAGCGTGCCGGACCCCAACACGTTCGGTGGACCGGTGAAGCTCAAGCTCGCCGGCGAGGACGCTTGGAGCGAAACGCCCCTCGTGGCCGGCCCGCACGAGAACAGCCGGGGCATCGGCCTGGAGGACATGGCGGCGGCAATGCGCGGTGGCAAGCCTCACCGGGCGAGCGGCGAACTGGCGCTGCACGTCCTCGAGGTCATGGAAGCGATCCTCGCAGCGGGGCGGGAGTCGCGGGTGGTGGGGGTGGGGGTGCGCAGGGCTTAG
- a CDS encoding sugar phosphate isomerase/epimerase: MTKGRIALQLFSLRDAIAQDMEGTLRRVAAMGYAGVEPFGLTPETAVQTRRLCDELGLAVPSVHVRLPEGAARDVVLDTVAALAPERVVGGLGQAEFGALDKVVRVCERLNAANAVVTAQGLPFGVHNHWWEFEVVDGVPPYRTMLERLDPSVFFELDVYWMQAAGVDPATVMPEFAGRARLLHVKDGPAEVGRPMVALGEGVVDVPGIVRANAAHTEWLIVELDACETDMFEAVKKSLQYLQELGSDH; encoded by the coding sequence ATGACCAAGGGTCGGATCGCACTCCAGCTGTTCTCGCTGCGCGATGCCATCGCACAAGACATGGAAGGTACCCTCCGCCGCGTGGCCGCCATGGGTTACGCCGGCGTGGAGCCGTTCGGGCTCACGCCGGAGACGGCAGTGCAGACCAGGCGCCTCTGCGACGAGCTCGGGTTGGCGGTGCCAAGCGTCCACGTGCGGCTGCCGGAGGGCGCCGCGCGCGACGTCGTCCTGGACACGGTGGCGGCCTTGGCGCCCGAGCGCGTCGTAGGTGGCCTCGGCCAGGCGGAGTTCGGAGCGCTCGACAAGGTAGTGAGGGTGTGCGAGCGCCTGAACGCCGCCAACGCGGTCGTGACCGCCCAGGGTCTACCGTTCGGCGTGCATAACCATTGGTGGGAGTTCGAGGTCGTCGATGGCGTGCCGCCCTACCGCACCATGCTCGAGCGGTTGGATCCCAGCGTGTTCTTCGAGCTCGACGTCTACTGGATGCAGGCCGCGGGTGTGGACCCGGCGACCGTGATGCCGGAGTTCGCCGGTCGCGCGCGCCTGCTACACGTGAAGGACGGACCCGCCGAGGTCGGCCGCCCGATGGTGGCCCTCGGCGAGGGCGTGGTCGACGTCCCGGGCATCGTCCGTGCCAACGCCGCGCACACCGAGTGGCTCATCGTCGAGCTAGACGCGTGCGAGACGGACATGTTCGAGGCGGTCAAGAAGAGCCTCCAGTACCTTCAGGAGCTCGGGTCGGACCACTGA
- a CDS encoding FAD-dependent oxidoreductase → MLPRELAVDVAVIGGGLGGVAAALAAARLGARVLLTEETCWLGGQLTTQIVPPDEHPWIDSMGSTGRYRELRRRVRDYYRRNYPLTEAARGQERLNPGMGFVSELCAEPRVAVAVIDELLAPYRAAGRLAVEKRARPVAVEMDGDRVAAVVVEDVRSGERTSVVAQYFLDATELGDLLELGGIEHVVGAEGQGETGEPHALAEADPLNQQSHSWCFPLSYYPGDDHVIVRPQDYAFWREHHIPGWPEAQLSWTVVHPITLEPQTRPIFVGSTDAPNINDLWHFRRILYRGYYPDGEFASDVTVANWPQLDYTLGPLTGVALEERAKNLDGAKQLSLSMLYWMQTEAPRLDGGTGYPGLKLRADVSGSHDGLALQAYVRESRRIRAEFTVLEQHVSKACRESFGGAAVFDDSVGTGSYRIDLHPSTRGRNFVDISNYPFQLPLGSLIPQRVENLLPAAKNIGTTHVTNGCYRLHPVEWNVGEVAGALAAFCLERGRVPRQVRNEPRRLREFQDVLQATFAIPLEWPDEIRRLPRDLPFGTSGAYGRTGSEDR, encoded by the coding sequence GTGCTGCCGAGGGAGCTGGCAGTAGACGTGGCGGTGATAGGTGGAGGGCTGGGCGGCGTCGCGGCTGCGCTGGCCGCCGCTCGGCTGGGCGCGCGGGTCCTGCTGACGGAGGAGACGTGTTGGCTCGGCGGGCAGCTGACCACCCAGATCGTCCCGCCGGACGAGCACCCGTGGATAGACAGCATGGGCTCGACGGGGCGCTACCGGGAGTTGAGGCGGCGCGTGCGCGACTACTATCGACGCAACTATCCGCTCACCGAGGCTGCCAGGGGCCAGGAGCGCCTCAACCCCGGCATGGGGTTCGTGAGCGAGCTGTGCGCCGAGCCACGCGTCGCCGTGGCGGTCATCGACGAGCTGCTCGCGCCCTACCGGGCGGCCGGGCGCTTGGCGGTGGAGAAGCGCGCGCGCCCCGTCGCGGTCGAGATGGACGGCGACCGCGTGGCCGCCGTCGTCGTGGAGGATGTGCGGAGCGGCGAGAGGACGTCCGTGGTGGCGCAGTACTTCCTCGACGCCACCGAGTTGGGCGACCTGCTGGAGCTTGGCGGTATCGAGCACGTCGTCGGCGCGGAAGGGCAAGGGGAGACGGGCGAGCCCCATGCCCTCGCCGAGGCGGACCCCCTGAACCAGCAGTCCCACAGCTGGTGCTTCCCCTTGAGCTACTACCCGGGCGATGACCACGTCATCGTGCGGCCGCAGGACTACGCCTTCTGGCGCGAGCATCACATACCCGGCTGGCCGGAGGCGCAGCTCAGCTGGACGGTCGTTCACCCCATCACGCTCGAGCCGCAGACGCGGCCCATCTTCGTCGGCAGTACGGATGCTCCCAACATCAACGACTTGTGGCACTTTCGCCGCATCCTGTACCGCGGCTACTACCCGGACGGCGAGTTCGCCAGCGACGTCACGGTCGCGAACTGGCCCCAGCTCGACTACACGCTCGGGCCGCTCACGGGCGTGGCCCTGGAGGAGCGCGCCAAGAACCTGGACGGGGCCAAGCAGCTGAGCCTCTCGATGCTGTACTGGATGCAGACCGAGGCCCCGCGCCTGGACGGCGGCACGGGCTACCCGGGGCTCAAGCTCAGGGCGGACGTGAGCGGGTCGCATGACGGGCTGGCCCTTCAGGCGTACGTACGCGAGTCGCGCAGGATCCGCGCGGAGTTCACCGTCCTGGAGCAGCACGTGAGCAAGGCGTGCCGGGAGTCGTTCGGGGGGGCGGCCGTGTTCGACGACAGCGTGGGCACCGGCTCTTACCGGATCGACCTTCACCCCAGCACGCGGGGCCGCAACTTCGTCGATATCAGCAACTACCCGTTCCAGCTACCCCTCGGGTCGCTGATACCGCAGCGGGTGGAGAACCTATTGCCCGCCGCCAAGAACATCGGCACCACGCACGTCACGAACGGTTGCTATCGGTTGCACCCGGTCGAGTGGAACGTGGGCGAGGTGGCGGGCGCCCTGGCGGCGTTCTGCCTCGAGCGCGGTCGAGTCCCTAGGCAGGTCCGCAACGAGCCGAGGCGCTTACGGGAGTTCCAGGACGTCCTGCAGGCGACCTTCGCCATCCCGCTCGAGTGGCCGGACGAGATCCGCCGGCTGCCGCGAGACCTACCGTTCGGAACCAGCGGTGCGTACGGACGCACCGGATCGGAAGACAGATGA